AAACAGTATGCGAAAAGTACCCGGATGGCATACTACTTCCGGCGAGATTATGAAGTGCgcatacgatggacactttactatcccatgatgcCACGGGAGAGAGGAGCTGGcgttatatttgaaaatggcgGAAAACGGAGATGCAGCTGTTTTCAAGTGTAAGTACTTTATAAacaattttttgtttatttgtggttaaattgtatttgtttaacatCATATAAGTAAACGGCTGTCTTGTTAGAAGTTTATATGATGTAAAGTAAGGGTGTCCTTTTCCAGCCAATTCAgaaaaattatagttttatcaTTATTAGTAGACTAAGTTAATGTAAATCAGCTACCGATAGCActgttttcacaaaacaaagaCGTTCGTTGTTTAGCagtttaatgagataattacaCAACTTCAGTAAATTAAAACGATGTATTTCTCCTTTACCAGTGTTGATATTATCAAAATGTTGTTGGTTACACAGCAAACTGCCTACCTCAGCTTGTCCATGTACGTTACCGTTAGCATTAATAAACTGACCATGGTTCATCACATGTTAATCTCTGTGTTGATTTTGCAGGGGCTGATGAACACCCACCCGTGTTTTAACCAAGAagtgagagaaagaaaagatTCCTTCGGCTACTAGAAATAATTGCTAAACAATGATGATAATAAAGAAATCAAATGATACAGTGTCTCCTTTCATTTGTTTGTAAATTCACCGTCATGCTGTTTAGCAAGTTATattacaaaacacttaattcctAGGGCTTTATAGTAGCTATATTGTCAGTGGTAAATTGCTAATATATGGCcttgagtattttttttaaagcgttCTGTATGTGTTGCTGGTTTTTGAAACGAGCTAATTGCACGTGTATCTGAAAAATATGCTGTCTAACTCTGAATACGAGCGCTGCACTGTagagaaaaacacacactccagacaccattaaaatgtatttgctttatttttgtgtatttaacTTTCAAATGGATTCGTAGGATACAaagcttaaaataaaatcacataattTTGCCGTACATAGCGTTAAACACCACCAAAAGGAAAggtattgtaatatatatatacaagtataatgtttttattatagtGTCATCACGAGGAAAGAAGTTTAACTTAAGCAGCTTCGGTAAGTAACTTTCACAGGTTTCAAAAAGATCTAAAAGGACTTTGATAACTAGTAATCTCATTTATAGGGCATCACTTTAAAATAGTTCAATAACGGTAAAGTTATATGTTTCTTTTAAAGTGTGTACAAGATGAAGACTACGATCTCGGTAATTTTTGGATTTACTCTTGaagtaaataatttgtaaaacatgaagctcaaatatgtgatatGTAACTATAATTTCAAATGTTTGGCACACAAATTCACACTCAGCCTAAGCCAGTGGTTGGTGGGTGTCGCCTCTAGGGACCACTGTAGCTCCATTAATAGAGACACGCACACATTTGTTTCTGAGGTAATATTTAAAAGCTAAATACATTAATACTTGCATTATTTGAGAAATTCCGCACAAGCTCTCGACGTAGGCGTGACCTGCGAGGAGCTGACCGACGCCTCCTCTGGATTGTGAGCTCGAACGATGTAAAAACGCAGATAAAAGCGAAGCAGATCTAAAAACATCGCTGGCGAATGTGTGCAGTCGGTGGAATGGGCTCTTTAAATCTCCGCGCTGTCATGACGGCGTCTATCACGTGACAATTCCATCATGGCGCATGTAGTACGTCCGACTCCATTCATACTACCCgtattcatactatatagaacatacttttttaacgGTCGCGAAGTACGTTCTAATTCAAATGTAGTACCTACTCACATAGTACgcgatttcggacgcagccattgTTTGGAATTCAGCAATTAAAAGTAAACATTCTACttatgaattatttttgaattccCATTTTTTatagaacacaaaaggagatatttCGTAGAATGTTGGTGCTGTTCTTTTCTATACGAAATATAACAAACAATGCCCTAAAATTTACAAAAAAGTAGTATGCTTGTGCACTTTATTTCAATGCCGTCTAAAGTCACATATTATTGAGTCacgtttccacaaaaatatgaagcagcacaactttttccaacattgataataatcagaaatgtttcttggccatcagatcctcatgtgagaatgattagtgaaggatcatgtgacactgaagactggagtaatgatgataaattcagctttgatcactggaataaattacacttatactttatattcacatacaaaacagcatattttaaactggaatatttacatttttaatgtatttttaatgaatgtAATGCAGCCTATGTGATAAAAAATCTtacaaaacacaaacctttgaatataaaacatgcacatatctgaatgttttttattgttgtGTTGTTTCAATGAGAGATGTCCATCATTTGCATCAACTCATGATTTATTTTCCCCTTTATTTTCAAACCCTTCTGTTCATCTTAAAATGTTTTCTCAGACCCTTTACAGGATGTAGGGTTCACTTTCCTGCCTTGCCCTGAACGACTGACCGGTCTTATGAAAATCAGATTGGCCTTTATTCTGAGTGAGTTTTCATCttgaaataatatattaacaCCTTAAATAAAGCCTTGAAGCACCAACGGTGTGTTCTCTATACAGGACAGTCCATCGATGAGTTTTATTCATCCCTTGAGCTGCTGCTAAATAACGTCAATGTATTCAATCGGAACGAACCTCTCTGTCTTCCTCATTTCCCACGGTTCACTTTTTGTGGGAGCAGGAGAGGAGGTGAGAACAGGAAGTGTTTGCTTGTGTTTGTCTTTGTTATATGGAATTCATGTATGTAATATGACATTATTAGTAAAAATGTATTCACTTTTAATTTCTCCAGAACTCATCACCCTAGACTCGTCATTTCAGTCAAAATTAAACCTTCCTCTAAAGGTTTGGCTTTCACCTTTCTGATTTAACATCTATGCTTTGATTCTGAAATGTCTTTATTGTCTTTAAGTCTCACTTGAGTTTCATCCACAGGGTCATTTTTATCTTAACCTACATGCAATAAATCAAGATGGCTTCCAGATTGCCTGCGTGAATGCAACTCTTTTCTTCCAGTGATCCTTTAGGCCTTCAGGAGCTGTTCTTCTGCTGAGTATGTCTGTAAAA
This DNA window, taken from Pseudorasbora parva isolate DD20220531a chromosome 24, ASM2467924v1, whole genome shotgun sequence, encodes the following:
- the ly86 gene encoding lymphocyte antigen 86, with translation MLLVLILSIVQMGWAYSQDQQWPLHTVCNSDKLTVTYRSCDPLQDVGFTFLPCPERLTGLMKIRLAFILRQSIDEFYSSLELLLNNVNVFNRNEPLCLPHFPRFTFCGSRRGELITLDSSFQSKLNLPLKGHFYLNLHAINQDGFQIACVNATLFFQ